In a genomic window of Tursiops truncatus isolate mTurTru1 chromosome 7, mTurTru1.mat.Y, whole genome shotgun sequence:
- the PTMA gene encoding prothymosin alpha isoform X2 produces the protein MSDAAVDTSSEITTKDLKEKKEVVEEAENGREAPANGNANEENGEQEADNEVDEEEEEGGEEEEEEEEGDGEEEDGDEDEEAEAATGKRAAEDDEDDDVDTKKQKTDEDD, from the exons ATGTCAGACGCGGCCGTGGACACCAGCTCCGAAATCACCACCAAG GActtaaaagagaagaaggaagttgTGGAGGAGGCGGAGAATGGGAGAGAGGCACCTGCTAACGGAAATGCT AACGAGGAAAATGGGGAGCAGGAGGCCGACAATGAGGTagatgaagaagaggaggaaggtggggaggaagaggaggaggaggaggaaggtgatg GTGAGGAAGAGGATGGAGATGAAGATGAGGAGGCTGAGGCCGCTACAGGCAAACGGGCAGCTGAAGATGACGAG GATGACGATGTTGACACCAAGAAGCAGAAGACCGATGAGGATGACTAg
- the PTMA gene encoding prothymosin alpha isoform X1, with the protein MSDAAVDTSSEITTKDLKEKKEVVEEAENGREAPANGNAENEENGEQEADNEVDEEEEEGGEEEEEEEEGDGEEEDGDEDEEAEAATGKRAAEDDEDDDVDTKKQKTDEDD; encoded by the exons ATGTCAGACGCGGCCGTGGACACCAGCTCCGAAATCACCACCAAG GActtaaaagagaagaaggaagttgTGGAGGAGGCGGAGAATGGGAGAGAGGCACCTGCTAACGGAAATGCT GAGAACGAGGAAAATGGGGAGCAGGAGGCCGACAATGAGGTagatgaagaagaggaggaaggtggggaggaagaggaggaggaggaggaaggtgatg GTGAGGAAGAGGATGGAGATGAAGATGAGGAGGCTGAGGCCGCTACAGGCAAACGGGCAGCTGAAGATGACGAG GATGACGATGTTGACACCAAGAAGCAGAAGACCGATGAGGATGACTAg